In the genome of Saprospira sp. CCB-QB6, one region contains:
- a CDS encoding T9SS type A sorting domain-containing protein, translating into MTLNNYKKWLLGSSFLLLTASSWAQHNNELYNDGALIKVQAGAEVYVMGDVHQFGATALMDHDGYLEVQGDMYSDNLFQQRGTGTTKLINDDVNAGQTQFISGSYAVRGGQAATGVDDGSFYDLQLANDQGVVWLNGTGNIADVRNSVDFNGPGAATVNRIITADPSALPTNGAAYPAVFGVMNPTAGLTNMLDNTVNTNGNMSAIDNGYVQGKLRRAIDAAGGTYGYVLGLEPAAAGAQRGMQYIHLDFSGANNYDVITGHFQTGLDNSFASQLECSGYQIDYWGGLDHGQWVFDDFTGSGTGDYAVMVWPQDDNFPTKTVWLVTKDNAVAGTADDCGGSPVSLERTGFNGFSQFGVAAADILLAQNKLLDLEATPIENNYIQLDWSTEEEDELAHFEVERSLDNSQFSFLEQVYAQGNSQLIQDYQLDDYEVLPNVNYYYRLRLVNNDGTFSYSPTVVARLYSESEQESIRIFPNPASGNTQIDVLSTKERDLQIRVFDAIGKLVYEQDAQTQIGHRLIQLPAQDWPAGLYLIQIAGPDFQQTKELIKTH; encoded by the coding sequence ATGACATTAAACAACTACAAAAAATGGCTACTCGGAAGTAGCTTTCTACTACTCACGGCCAGTAGCTGGGCCCAGCACAACAACGAGCTCTATAATGATGGGGCTTTGATTAAGGTGCAGGCTGGCGCAGAGGTCTATGTTATGGGAGATGTTCACCAATTTGGGGCAACTGCATTGATGGACCATGATGGCTATCTCGAAGTTCAGGGAGATATGTATTCAGATAACCTCTTTCAACAAAGAGGGACAGGAACAACCAAACTCATCAATGATGATGTCAATGCGGGCCAAACGCAGTTCATTAGCGGCAGCTATGCCGTTCGCGGGGGGCAGGCCGCTACTGGCGTTGATGATGGCTCCTTTTACGATCTTCAATTGGCCAATGACCAAGGAGTGGTTTGGCTAAATGGAACAGGTAATATTGCTGATGTTCGCAATAGTGTAGATTTTAATGGCCCTGGCGCGGCTACCGTCAATAGAATTATTACGGCAGATCCCTCTGCCCTACCGACTAACGGAGCGGCTTATCCCGCTGTTTTTGGGGTAATGAACCCCACGGCTGGCCTAACTAATATGCTCGATAATACCGTAAATACCAACGGAAATATGTCGGCTATTGATAATGGCTATGTGCAAGGAAAACTCCGCCGAGCCATTGATGCCGCAGGAGGAACTTACGGCTATGTTTTGGGACTAGAACCTGCCGCTGCTGGTGCACAAAGAGGAATGCAATATATTCATCTCGACTTTTCTGGGGCCAACAACTATGATGTCATCACGGGCCACTTTCAAACGGGCCTAGACAATAGCTTTGCCAGCCAACTCGAATGTAGCGGCTATCAAATTGACTATTGGGGGGGCCTAGATCACGGCCAATGGGTTTTTGATGACTTTACAGGCTCAGGCACTGGCGATTATGCCGTGATGGTTTGGCCACAGGATGATAACTTTCCCACCAAAACCGTTTGGCTAGTCACTAAAGATAATGCCGTTGCGGGTACTGCCGACGATTGTGGAGGAAGCCCCGTATCTCTAGAACGCACGGGCTTCAATGGCTTCTCTCAGTTTGGGGTGGCCGCCGCTGATATCCTTTTGGCTCAAAATAAGTTGTTGGACCTAGAGGCTACGCCTATCGAAAACAACTATATCCAACTCGATTGGAGCACTGAAGAGGAAGATGAGCTCGCTCATTTTGAAGTAGAACGCAGCTTAGACAACAGCCAATTTAGCTTTTTAGAACAGGTTTATGCCCAAGGCAATAGCCAATTGATCCAAGACTATCAATTAGATGATTATGAGGTTTTGCCTAATGTCAATTATTACTACCGCCTCCGCCTAGTCAATAATGATGGTACATTTAGCTATAGCCCCACCGTGGTGGCTCGCCTCTATAGCGAATCGGAGCAAGAAAGCATTCGCATCTTCCCGAACCCCGCTAGCGGAAATACTCAAATTGATGTCTTGTCAACTAAAGAAAGAGATTTGCAAATCCGCGTCTTCGATGCAATTGGTAAATTGGTCTATGAGCAAGATGCCCAAACTCAAATTGGACATCGGTTGATTCAACTTCCCGCTCAAGATTGGCCCGCTGGCTTGTATCTCATCCAAATCGCTGGTCCTGACTTCCAGCAAACTAAAGAGCTGATCAAAACACATTAA
- a CDS encoding right-handed parallel beta-helix repeat-containing protein: MLSRIFLLFFLLPLSLGATTYIEGPISEDTEWLKANSPYIITQNLLITEGACLRIEAGVELQFAHETQILVKGGISAIGNKRKPIRFVGHNNAPWNGLRFYHNCLHYEEGQVRSTQFEFCEFVGMGEAPAQLLRTEGCHLSVKNCKIENCYTAIQSERQAKIQLLDSEIKNCDRALNVRNSSMAKVKGNSIENCNSIMLGGSTDFENNQLKKFTNYGRHSGLVVWMLGGGLVNIRNNQFEDFEGVAIKLQKMSRRSSLNIRQNQFEGNETNIKLSCQYANKGKTLVEENNFMDCKRYQLALFSPCSEEPDPIIIGPNYWGKSDENAFLDQEQDVNLSTKLQVAAGSKKPYR; encoded by the coding sequence ATGTTAAGCAGGATATTTTTACTCTTCTTTCTCTTGCCCTTAAGTTTGGGGGCCACCACTTATATTGAAGGGCCTATTTCGGAGGATACAGAATGGTTAAAGGCCAATAGTCCTTATATTATTACGCAAAACCTTTTAATTACGGAGGGAGCTTGTTTGCGTATTGAGGCGGGAGTTGAATTACAGTTTGCACATGAAACCCAGATATTGGTAAAGGGTGGAATTTCGGCTATTGGCAATAAGCGCAAACCGATTCGGTTTGTGGGCCATAATAATGCGCCTTGGAATGGTTTGCGCTTTTATCATAATTGTTTGCATTATGAGGAGGGGCAAGTGCGCAGCACGCAATTTGAGTTTTGTGAATTTGTGGGCATGGGGGAAGCCCCTGCTCAGCTATTGCGGACCGAAGGTTGTCATTTGAGTGTGAAGAATTGCAAGATAGAGAATTGTTATACGGCCATCCAATCAGAGCGACAGGCTAAGATTCAGTTGCTTGACTCAGAGATTAAGAACTGTGATAGGGCCTTGAATGTGCGCAATAGTAGCATGGCCAAGGTAAAAGGTAATAGCATAGAAAACTGCAACTCCATTATGTTAGGAGGCAGCACTGATTTTGAAAACAACCAGTTAAAAAAGTTTACCAACTACGGGCGGCATTCTGGTTTAGTGGTTTGGATGCTAGGCGGTGGTTTGGTGAATATCCGCAACAATCAATTTGAGGATTTTGAGGGGGTAGCGATCAAATTGCAGAAAATGAGTCGGCGGTCTAGCCTCAATATTCGCCAAAATCAGTTTGAGGGTAATGAAACGAATATTAAGCTTTCTTGTCAATATGCCAATAAAGGCAAGACTTTGGTAGAGGAGAATAACTTTATGGATTGTAAGCGCTATCAATTGGCCCTTTTTTCGCCTTGTTCAGAGGAGCCTGACCCAATTATCATTGGGCCTAATTACTGGGGCAAATCGGATGAAAATGCCTTTTTGGATCAAGAACAAGACGTTAATCTATCGACAAAACTGCAAGTTGCTGCAGGTTCAAAGAAGCCTTATCGCTAA
- a CDS encoding SLBB domain-containing protein — protein sequence MRERISLFILICCSLFALEVQAQIPPIVPPVIDPGQVDPSGGGNNGSIEAPKVDPKATEINAEEKKVKDQIEEEKKEQRKKEEEKDILARKRQEELPEPKIWGQQFFRDQSITLFDRSKNQRAIESYRIASGDEIEVTVWGAVDFSKSVSVNDNGYIDLSIPDLMVPRLYIKGMKFSDVRDAIYKRLSRHMNMKGSNYDVQLNYSRSITVNITGEVFSPGSYTIPATNTAFNALVASGGPSQIGSVRRIKVISSDHPTRQLDVYKFANNPNVSEEFFLDNNDYIFVPLAEKVVEVRGSVKRPFYYELLEGEQLLEALEFAGGVKADAYLRNIQIKRYANDEERIIDVNLAQIIDNKENFPLLNGDIIELSPISEAYSNYVTVEGAVKLPGEYELGAGTRILEVLQKSGIMLSAVKEKIYVRRLRPDFSIEYINVSIDSILAGQDAANIRLRALDKIEVKFKSEFVDEYKVQIYGAVRKPGPYVHSDSLTLEDLLYLANGIEKEAANSILEISRLVPQQDGSSKVELMSYDINEELKVVGAEGLTLEPRDQIFVRLTKNYKLPQNVSIQGEIAYPGAYTLQDNGERIADLLDRAGGPTALAFLEGARLIRPGEGFVVLDLKDVAKNPDSRFNYILRPGDRLSIPVIKDLVAIGGRINHPEVKNKSEIAEIELKLKLLKTESEIEREEIQAEEAISRKINPDRINVPFHKGKRAKYYIQEYAGGIDRANGGRKRLVYVRYPSGAVKKTRNYYLFKCYPKVTKGAMVYVDTKTKTDKQNIPKKKREPIEWNRIIQNGVAITSSTLTLLLAIRALNN from the coding sequence ATGCGAGAGCGGATTAGTCTGTTTATCCTCATTTGTTGTAGCCTGTTTGCCTTAGAAGTGCAGGCCCAGATTCCCCCTATTGTGCCGCCAGTTATTGACCCTGGACAAGTAGATCCCTCAGGCGGGGGAAATAACGGGAGCATTGAGGCTCCGAAAGTAGATCCCAAGGCAACGGAAATCAATGCCGAAGAGAAAAAAGTAAAGGATCAGATAGAAGAGGAGAAAAAAGAGCAGCGAAAAAAAGAGGAGGAAAAAGATATTTTGGCGCGTAAGCGGCAAGAAGAATTGCCCGAACCCAAAATTTGGGGACAGCAATTTTTTAGAGACCAAAGCATCACTTTATTTGATCGCTCCAAAAACCAGCGGGCCATAGAAAGCTACCGAATTGCTTCTGGCGATGAGATAGAAGTGACCGTTTGGGGAGCTGTTGATTTTAGTAAGAGCGTGAGTGTGAATGACAATGGGTACATTGATTTATCGATTCCAGACCTTATGGTTCCTCGGCTCTATATCAAAGGAATGAAGTTTAGTGATGTGCGGGATGCGATTTATAAGCGTTTGTCTCGACATATGAACATGAAGGGGTCAAATTATGATGTACAGCTCAATTATTCGAGAAGTATTACGGTGAATATTACGGGCGAGGTATTTAGTCCGGGCAGCTATACAATTCCAGCAACCAATACCGCCTTTAACGCCCTAGTGGCCTCTGGAGGACCTTCGCAAATTGGTAGTGTTCGTCGGATTAAAGTGATTAGTAGCGATCATCCTACTCGGCAATTGGATGTCTATAAATTTGCTAATAACCCCAATGTTTCAGAAGAGTTTTTCTTGGATAACAATGACTATATTTTTGTGCCTTTGGCCGAAAAAGTAGTGGAGGTTCGGGGTTCGGTTAAGCGTCCTTTTTATTATGAACTATTAGAAGGAGAGCAGCTTTTAGAGGCCCTAGAGTTTGCTGGAGGTGTTAAGGCCGATGCATATTTGCGCAATATTCAGATTAAGCGTTATGCCAATGATGAAGAGCGAATTATTGATGTGAATTTGGCCCAAATTATAGACAATAAAGAGAACTTCCCCTTACTGAATGGGGATATTATTGAGCTGTCGCCAATTAGTGAGGCTTATTCCAATTATGTGACTGTAGAGGGGGCCGTGAAATTGCCTGGAGAATATGAATTGGGGGCAGGGACCAGAATATTGGAAGTGCTGCAGAAATCGGGCATTATGCTTTCTGCGGTTAAGGAGAAAATTTATGTGCGTCGTTTGCGTCCCGATTTCTCCATTGAATACATCAATGTGAGTATTGATAGTATCTTGGCCGGCCAAGACGCTGCAAATATTCGCTTGCGTGCTTTGGATAAAATTGAGGTCAAATTCAAATCGGAATTTGTAGATGAATACAAGGTGCAAATTTATGGCGCAGTGCGTAAGCCTGGGCCCTATGTACATAGTGATAGCTTAACCTTAGAAGATTTACTCTATTTGGCCAATGGGATTGAAAAAGAAGCAGCCAACTCTATTTTAGAAATTTCGAGATTGGTGCCACAGCAAGATGGAAGCTCCAAGGTGGAATTGATGAGTTATGATATCAATGAAGAGCTAAAGGTTGTTGGTGCTGAAGGCCTAACCCTTGAGCCTAGAGATCAGATCTTTGTCCGCCTAACAAAGAATTATAAACTTCCTCAAAATGTAAGCATTCAAGGAGAAATTGCCTACCCTGGCGCTTATACCTTGCAAGATAATGGCGAACGCATTGCCGATTTATTGGACCGAGCAGGGGGACCAACTGCCCTAGCCTTTTTAGAAGGAGCTCGGTTAATTCGGCCAGGAGAGGGCTTTGTAGTTTTGGACCTAAAAGATGTAGCCAAAAATCCAGATTCTCGCTTTAACTATATTTTGCGTCCTGGTGATCGTCTTAGCATTCCCGTGATCAAAGATTTGGTGGCTATTGGGGGCCGAATTAACCACCCTGAGGTGAAAAATAAATCGGAAATAGCAGAAATTGAACTCAAACTCAAACTGCTAAAAACCGAAAGCGAAATAGAACGAGAAGAGATTCAAGCTGAAGAAGCCATCAGCCGAAAAATAAACCCCGATCGCATCAATGTTCCCTTCCATAAAGGCAAAAGAGCTAAATATTATATCCAAGAATATGCGGGAGGAATTGATCGAGCCAATGGCGGCCGAAAACGCTTAGTGTATGTCCGCTATCCTTCTGGAGCAGTAAAGAAAACACGCAATTATTATCTCTTTAAGTGCTACCCTAAGGTAACTAAAGGCGCAATGGTTTATGTAGATACCAAAACTAAAACCGATAAGCAAAATATTCCAAAGAAGAAACGAGAACCTATCGAATGGAACCGCATTATTCAAAATGGTGTAGCCATCACTTCTTCTACCTTGACGCTCTTGCTTGCCATCCGAGCCCTAAATAACTAA
- a CDS encoding sulfite exporter TauE/SafE family protein, with translation MFIFIGAMAVIFLASLIKSTFGFGEGMVNMSLLTLLLGLDQAVPLVAILALGGSAYILLQDFKQVDWKELWPFLIGALLAAPIGLSMGEYLPAFWMRKLLGLLIMVFAVFKLYQSYQIAEDLGEPKGPEGRKWGYLFGLLGGLFGGAYNVAGPAGVLYGNFRAWPPAIFRVTMQGYFMLLGIAVVSGHAYMGRYSPEVLKMAAFALIPIALGVFLGRFFNQKLSNPALFNKLVYFLLILLGLILIIK, from the coding sequence ATGTTCATTTTTATTGGGGCTATGGCCGTCATTTTCCTCGCTTCTTTGATCAAATCTACCTTTGGATTTGGCGAGGGCATGGTCAATATGTCCTTACTCACCCTATTGCTGGGCCTCGATCAGGCGGTCCCTTTGGTGGCCATTTTGGCCTTGGGCGGCAGCGCCTATATTCTCCTTCAAGATTTTAAGCAGGTCGACTGGAAAGAGCTTTGGCCTTTCTTAATTGGGGCCTTGTTGGCCGCCCCCATCGGCCTTTCTATGGGCGAGTATTTGCCCGCCTTTTGGATGCGCAAATTGCTGGGCCTCCTCATTATGGTTTTTGCCGTCTTCAAATTATATCAGAGCTATCAAATTGCCGAAGATTTGGGCGAGCCCAAAGGGCCCGAAGGCCGAAAATGGGGATATCTCTTTGGCCTTTTGGGCGGATTGTTTGGGGGCGCCTATAATGTTGCGGGTCCTGCCGGAGTGCTCTACGGCAACTTTAGAGCTTGGCCACCCGCCATTTTCCGCGTAACCATGCAGGGCTATTTTATGCTTTTGGGCATAGCCGTCGTTTCGGGCCACGCCTATATGGGCCGCTATTCTCCTGAGGTCCTAAAAATGGCTGCTTTTGCTTTAATTCCAATTGCACTGGGCGTATTCCTCGGCCGTTTTTTCAACCAAAAATTATCCAATCCCGCCCTTTTCAATAAACTGGTCTATTTCCTCTTAATCCTTTTGGGCTTAATCCTTATTATCAAGTAG
- a CDS encoding lipopolysaccharide biosynthesis protein — translation MDFSQLLTAENIQKQLKRYAWLWLKWSWLVLILAAALGYYLYQSKAKLPTRYVARLSFSMNEGGGADQGYLQQVLGGGLFAGLGGGSELASGNMGRLQELLTTRRLLQMALFEEVEILYPDGPKKDFMIHHYLELQGMRKQWAENESSLAELYFQHKNFEQFTRQENVLLQAAVGRIQQQLTQELSPSEILNIRFVSNSEILSHDFINLLYDKLNTYYSNQSVEKQRRIFEAARSRRDSLEQEMDQAEEDYIKYLNQHNATAQGRYAESIRTQYLARKLSGEMEGYFLAIKNVETAKLALEQQTPLLQVIDRPLYPLYAERPNPRLFLIIGVVLGLFLGSSIVLGQQAARDLMKLFKAQQAAKKEKEATDEA, via the coding sequence ATGGATTTTTCTCAGTTGCTTACAGCTGAAAATATACAGAAACAACTTAAGCGCTATGCTTGGCTTTGGCTTAAGTGGTCTTGGTTGGTCCTTATCTTGGCTGCAGCCCTAGGGTATTATTTGTATCAGTCTAAAGCCAAACTTCCCACCCGCTATGTGGCCCGCCTATCCTTCAGCATGAATGAAGGGGGCGGAGCCGATCAAGGCTATCTTCAACAGGTACTTGGAGGAGGACTTTTTGCCGGTTTAGGAGGGGGCTCCGAGCTCGCCTCTGGCAATATGGGCCGCCTACAAGAACTACTCACTACTCGTCGCCTGCTCCAAATGGCGCTGTTTGAAGAAGTGGAAATACTGTATCCCGATGGTCCAAAAAAGGACTTTATGATCCACCACTATCTAGAACTACAAGGCATGCGCAAACAATGGGCAGAAAATGAATCTAGCTTAGCCGAGCTCTATTTTCAGCACAAAAATTTTGAGCAGTTTACTAGACAAGAAAATGTACTCTTACAAGCAGCCGTGGGCCGTATTCAACAACAACTAACCCAAGAGCTAAGCCCCTCCGAAATCCTGAATATCCGCTTTGTGAGCAATTCAGAGATCCTATCTCATGATTTTATCAATTTGTTGTATGATAAACTCAATACTTACTATAGCAACCAATCCGTAGAAAAACAACGCCGAATCTTTGAAGCCGCCCGTAGCCGAAGAGATTCTCTAGAACAAGAAATGGATCAGGCCGAGGAAGATTATATTAAATACCTTAACCAACATAATGCAACAGCCCAAGGCCGCTATGCCGAAAGTATCCGAACACAATACCTCGCCCGAAAACTCTCTGGCGAAATGGAAGGCTATTTCCTCGCCATCAAAAATGTAGAAACCGCCAAACTAGCCCTAGAACAACAAACTCCTTTATTACAGGTAATCGACCGCCCCCTCTATCCCCTTTATGCAGAACGCCCCAACCCCCGTTTGTTCCTAATTATAGGAGTAGTCTTAGGCCTGTTCTTAGGCAGCTCTATTGTACTTGGACAACAGGCCGCTAGAGACCTAATGAAGTTATTCAAGGCCCAACAAGCCGCCAAAAAAGAAAAGGAAGCTACAGATGAAGCCTAA
- a CDS encoding HD domain-containing protein: MQLNALITACHQTLRKQRATLCYHNLDHTQGVVAAVSILPFGQDILIPAAYLHDLGYAESAEGHEAIAIDWAKEKLPKWNFKEKQIDEICQAIAATQVGQCPSTKLGAYLKDADISYSLSSHFWRRGSLLRQEWALEMGQIYSDMEWLQLQSKFLKQLQFFSPWGQHYLEPLRRYYLQQVAERLQKMNI, encoded by the coding sequence ATGCAATTAAATGCGCTAATTACGGCCTGTCATCAAACGCTAAGAAAGCAAAGAGCAACACTTTGCTATCACAATTTGGACCATACTCAAGGAGTAGTGGCTGCTGTATCGATTTTGCCATTTGGACAGGATATCTTGATTCCCGCAGCCTATTTGCATGATCTGGGTTATGCAGAATCAGCAGAGGGCCACGAGGCAATTGCAATAGATTGGGCGAAAGAGAAATTGCCAAAATGGAATTTTAAGGAAAAACAAATTGATGAAATTTGCCAAGCTATTGCCGCTACTCAAGTTGGGCAATGCCCTAGTACGAAATTAGGAGCTTACCTAAAAGATGCAGATATTTCTTATAGCTTGAGTAGCCATTTTTGGAGGAGAGGAAGTCTATTGCGCCAAGAATGGGCCTTAGAAATGGGCCAGATTTATAGTGATATGGAATGGCTGCAGCTTCAATCAAAGTTTTTGAAACAATTGCAGTTTTTTAGCCCCTGGGGGCAGCATTATTTAGAACCACTGCGGCGCTATTATCTTCAGCAAGTTGCTGAACGGCTGCAAAAAATGAACATATGA
- a CDS encoding Tex family protein has translation MIERIAKLLNIHAQAVSRVIELFESGATIPFIARYRKEASGGLNEVDLMAIKDEWEKQQEIEKRQAFILEKIEEQGKLSDELAKKIKNCFELHLLEDLYLPYKKKRKTRADKAREFGLEPLSELLWAQKDFDLDSIVEPLLSEEVLDEEDALEGARDIIAERINQDETARATVRQHYQKRARFKAEVVAGKEEEAQKYKNYFELDRPLKQLQAHQILAVLRAEKEGLLKVQLAPNEDYVLNDLCGQFIRRSCPDRWAEQLDMAIEDAYKRLMKPSISNEFVKQAKAQADLASIQIFADNLRQLLLASPLGNKRMMAIDPGYATGCKLVCLSATGELLEDTVIYPTPPRNRKLQATDTVLDLLEKHRIEAIAIGNGTAGRETEQFVRDLPFEGNPPAIFLVNESGASIYSASEIARQEFPNKDITVRGAVSIGRRLMDPLAELVKIDPKSIGVGQYQHDVDQKQLQNKLGAVVESCVNAVGVDLNTASEYLLTYVSGLGPALARNIVDYRRSKGAFKSRQELRSVKRLGEKAFEQAAGFLRIRKGIHPLDNTGVHPEAYPVVEQMAKDLNASIADLIADASLRKKIQLKDYVQGEIGLPSLHDIMKELEKPGRDPRPPRQVFQFADVHQIEDLKEGMKLPGIVTNITAFGAFVDIGIKENGLLHKSQMSHQRVDDPARFVKLGQELEVTIVGLELGRKRIQLSIIE, from the coding sequence ATGATCGAACGTATTGCGAAACTGCTAAATATTCACGCTCAGGCTGTTTCCCGAGTAATTGAGCTCTTTGAATCTGGGGCCACCATTCCCTTTATTGCCCGCTATCGGAAAGAGGCTAGTGGGGGCTTGAATGAGGTGGACCTCATGGCTATTAAAGACGAATGGGAAAAACAACAGGAAATTGAAAAGCGTCAGGCTTTTATCCTAGAAAAGATTGAGGAACAAGGCAAGCTGAGCGATGAGCTGGCCAAAAAAATTAAAAATTGCTTTGAGCTGCATTTGCTCGAAGACCTTTATCTGCCCTACAAGAAAAAGCGAAAAACCAGAGCCGATAAGGCCCGTGAGTTTGGTCTAGAACCCTTGTCTGAATTGCTTTGGGCCCAAAAAGATTTTGATCTCGACAGTATTGTAGAACCCCTACTATCTGAGGAAGTTTTGGATGAAGAGGATGCCTTAGAAGGGGCCAGAGATATTATTGCCGAGCGCATCAATCAGGATGAAACTGCTCGGGCAACTGTACGTCAGCATTATCAGAAGCGGGCTCGCTTTAAGGCGGAAGTTGTAGCGGGCAAAGAAGAAGAGGCCCAAAAATATAAGAACTACTTTGAGTTGGACCGTCCGCTCAAGCAATTACAAGCGCATCAGATCTTGGCTGTTTTGCGGGCCGAAAAAGAGGGCTTACTCAAGGTCCAATTGGCCCCAAATGAAGATTATGTATTGAATGATCTTTGTGGGCAGTTTATTCGCAGAAGCTGTCCCGATCGTTGGGCAGAACAACTAGATATGGCCATAGAAGATGCCTACAAACGCCTAATGAAGCCCTCTATTAGTAATGAGTTTGTCAAGCAAGCCAAGGCGCAGGCAGATTTGGCCTCTATTCAGATTTTTGCCGATAACCTCCGCCAATTGCTTTTGGCCTCTCCCTTGGGGAACAAAAGAATGATGGCCATAGACCCAGGTTATGCCACGGGTTGTAAGTTAGTTTGTTTGTCGGCAACAGGGGAATTACTTGAAGATACGGTGATTTATCCCACGCCTCCCCGCAATCGCAAGCTACAAGCTACCGATACGGTTTTGGATCTACTAGAAAAGCATCGTATTGAGGCGATAGCCATTGGAAATGGGACTGCGGGCCGAGAAACAGAGCAATTTGTTCGTGATCTGCCTTTTGAGGGAAATCCACCCGCCATATTTTTGGTCAATGAAAGTGGAGCCTCTATTTATTCGGCATCAGAAATTGCTCGTCAGGAGTTTCCCAATAAAGATATTACGGTCCGTGGAGCGGTTTCTATTGGTCGTCGTTTGATGGACCCCTTGGCCGAATTGGTAAAAATAGATCCTAAGTCTATTGGAGTGGGGCAATATCAACATGATGTGGATCAAAAACAACTACAAAATAAATTGGGAGCGGTAGTCGAAAGCTGCGTGAATGCGGTGGGTGTGGACCTTAACACCGCCAGCGAATACCTTCTTACTTATGTATCTGGTTTGGGGCCTGCCTTGGCCCGCAACATTGTCGATTATCGTCGCTCGAAGGGGGCCTTTAAAAGCCGCCAAGAATTGCGATCGGTTAAGCGCTTGGGAGAAAAAGCCTTTGAGCAGGCTGCGGGCTTCTTGCGCATTCGGAAAGGGATTCATCCTTTGGACAATACGGGGGTGCATCCAGAGGCTTATCCCGTTGTAGAGCAGATGGCCAAGGACCTCAATGCCAGCATTGCCGACCTTATTGCGGATGCAAGTTTGCGCAAAAAGATTCAGCTTAAAGATTATGTGCAGGGTGAAATTGGGCTACCTTCTTTGCATGATATTATGAAGGAATTGGAAAAACCTGGCCGCGATCCTCGTCCGCCTCGCCAAGTCTTCCAGTTTGCTGATGTGCATCAGATTGAGGACCTCAAAGAGGGGATGAAACTGCCGGGCATCGTGACCAATATTACGGCCTTTGGGGCTTTTGTTGATATTGGAATTAAGGAAAATGGCCTTTTGCATAAGTCTCAAATGAGCCATCAACGAGTAGATGATCCCGCCCGCTTTGTCAAATTGGGCCAAGAGCTAGAAGTAACTATTGTTGGGCTAGAGCTAGGCCGCAAACGGATCCAGCTCTCCATAATAGAGTAG
- a CDS encoding alpha/beta fold hydrolase, with protein MKPKFFYRQEGLSHGPVLLYLHGFCEDHSIFNPFWPQLGQSYRQLLPDLPGFGQSEGAIDDLGQMADFLWTWLDELNIQELSILGHSMGGYLALAMIEKRPKAVRQLCLLHSHPFADPTAKQAKRKKSAAFIEKYGLDPYLKQLIPQLFPPQLRQTTAVQNFLKQQAGHSQEGVLAGLKAMWSRPDRSTILANFQGPTLAIIGELDEVVPPAFSQAQSTQQLSPNWQSKTLKNIGHMGFLEAPNQLNEIFKLFF; from the coding sequence ATGAAGCCTAAGTTTTTCTATCGACAAGAAGGCCTAAGCCATGGCCCCGTCCTTCTCTACCTACACGGATTTTGCGAAGACCATAGCATTTTTAACCCCTTTTGGCCCCAGTTAGGCCAAAGCTACCGCCAACTCTTACCCGACCTCCCCGGCTTTGGCCAATCAGAAGGCGCAATCGATGATCTCGGCCAAATGGCCGATTTCCTCTGGACCTGGCTCGATGAGCTAAATATTCAGGAACTAAGTATCCTCGGCCACTCTATGGGCGGTTACCTCGCCCTCGCCATGATCGAAAAACGCCCAAAGGCTGTTCGTCAACTCTGCCTCCTACATAGCCACCCTTTTGCCGATCCAACAGCCAAACAGGCTAAAAGAAAAAAATCAGCCGCCTTTATTGAGAAATACGGCCTAGATCCATACCTTAAACAACTCATCCCCCAACTGTTCCCCCCTCAACTTCGCCAAACAACAGCCGTCCAAAATTTTTTGAAACAACAAGCCGGACATAGCCAAGAAGGGGTATTAGCCGGACTCAAAGCAATGTGGTCTCGCCCAGACCGATCAACCATCCTCGCCAATTTCCAAGGCCCTACTTTGGCCATTATCGGAGAACTCGATGAGGTGGTCCCCCCAGCCTTTTCCCAAGCCCAAAGCACTCAACAACTCTCGCCAAATTGGCAATCTAAAACACTGAAAAATATTGGTCATATGGGCTTTCTGGAAGCCCCAAACCAACTGAACGAAATTTTTAAACTTTTTTTTTAG